gatttaaaaattatgtttcttcgattttaaaatattatcttataaatctttgaaaataaattatttaagttcttttgtCTTATGAAAACTCTTGcttatatattaacaaaaataataatttctttttcttagaaTATTCTGCTTATATGTTCGGGCCCCAAATGCATCACATATGTTCGGCTGGTCGGAATACAGAATTATTTGGAACTAACTAACTCCAAACGCGAACCAGGGACTCTTTTTCTAAATACTATAATCTTGGGGACTATATACAATTTCTACATGAAGGATTCTTTTTCATAAGGTTTTCAGGACAATAATATTTCATTATATTGCAAAAGAgtggggagagagggagaaaggaggTGGggagaaaaacagagagaacaGGGGATGGCGGGCGGATTTCTGCCGGCCGTTGGCGCCGTTCGAGAAGATTTCGGCGGGAAGCTCACCGTCTCCGTCTACATCACGTGCATAGTCGCGGCCAGCTGCGGCCTCATCTTCGGCTATGACATCGGCATCTCAGgtactctctctgtctctttgtTTGATCTTGGAATGGATGGTGAAGCTGGTTAAGACGGATGAAACCGTCACCTGTACATATCGTCGTCCTCAGGGGGCGTGACGACAATGGAGCCGTTCTTGAGGAGGTTTTTTCCTTCCGTGCTGAGGAAGATGCGCCAGTCCAAGCAAAACGAATACTGCATGTATGACAGCCAGCTCCTCACTTCCTTCACCTCCTCCCTCTACATAGCCGGCCTGATCGGTTCGCTGGGAGCCAGCCGAGTCACTCGGGCGCTCGGGCGCAGAGCCAGTATGCTGCTCGGTGGCGCAACCTTCCTCACCGGCGCCACCATTAACGGCGCCGCGGTCAATGTGGTCATGCTCATAGTCGGTCGCATCCTGCTTGGTATCGGAGTCGGCTTCACGAACCAGGTAATCAGATCTCCCTCCCAAACCACTGCGTCGTGGCCGCGAACCTGGTTACACGCGCCACTAGATGATTTTTCTTGGGtaaaatataattattcaaTCCATAACTACGATTAGTTAGGTGGAGCTTTCAAGTGGAAGGGCGTGCATTAAAAATTTGGCTTCAAAGTTATAGGCGCCGGCCTTGTACAGAAATGAAAGTGCAGAAAACAAAGTCCTGGACGTTATAAAAACTTATTTATTTGGACAAGTGGACCCCCTCAAACTGCTTGGTTGTTCTTTAcattccactctctctctctttttgtggaAAATTGAATTGTGATTCTGGTTAGATAGTGTCATCCATTGGTGACAACTGTTAGATTCCatgcttgaaagaaaaacaagaagaaaaatgtgatgaacagtaattgtcaaaatcaaaattactgcttttatttgtttataatttAATCTTCTAAGTTTGGCTATTTGGTGGACATCAAACACTTTGGCTGGCATTTTTAGAAATTCAGGATCCATATGATTGAAATGTAGGTAGGAAATGtatgtgtaaaaaaaaaacataagaatcTGATTCATAAATAGATTTCTAAATTGACTTTAAAAGTTATATAATTTCGGGGACAAACTTATGCATTTGGATCATCTGAGCAACTACTGAAATTATGTATATCCGTGTGCTCATGTGTGCCTCACATTTATGCCTTTGATTTTCCTTCTTACATTGAAAGTACATGATCAGATTCCGGAGAAACTAATCtgttaaataaataatttaaatcacATTCATTAAGTTAGTTTGATTATACGAACATTTAATTTACGTACGGATCCGActgaaaattcaaaagaattccctttctgtttttaatttttggatAGTGATGCTGCCATTTAAATTTACGCATTGTGTGTTGCATAGTTTAGGCCACCCCACTTTATCTCGCCGAGACGGCGCCACCAAAATGGCGCGGCGCGTTCATTTCCGGCTTCCAGCTCTTCTTAGGCATCGGTGTGGCGGCTGCTAACCTGATCAACTATGGCACGGCTAAGATCCATGGCTGGGGCTGGCGGCTCTCGCTTGGCCTCGCCGCTGTCCCGGCGTTAATCATGACCACCGGGACGCTGCTCGTGCCGGATACCGCAAGCAGCCTTATACAGCGGGGCAAAATTGATGAAGCAAGGCGAGCCTTGCAGCGGGTCCGTGGATCTGGAGCCGATGTTGAAGCCGAGCTGCAATGCCTAACTGAAGAAACTATGAAGTCCGAAGCCGTGGAAAAGCCATTCAGGGACATATTCAAGCGCCGGTACCGGCCTCAATTGGTGATGTCCATCGCCATCCCTTTATTCCAGCAGCTCACCGGCATCAATGTCGTCGCATTTTATGCACCGGTTCTATTTCGGAGTGTTGGCTTTGGAAGCGACTCGTCGCTCATGGCTGCGGTCATACTCTGCTTGGTCAATTTGGGCTCCATCCTTGTGTCCACTTACATCGTTGATCGGTATGGCCGAAAAGTTTTGTTTATGGAGGGCGGCGTTCAGATGATCCTCTTCTTGGTAAGCCATTGACTTCGTCTCTCGATCGGCCATTAATTGTAGCACTAAAGAAAGCCCACCAACTTTCGATAGATGACTCTGCATCATCCTCAACCTTTTATCATTTCATTTGCGGTCTGATGCCTGCAAAAAACCCAAAAGTGCCTCACAAAAGGCGTCTTATGGAACAGAAAATAGAACGGTAGAAGTCCACACGTTAAGATCAAGTTACAGAAAATAGTGGCCCACCTTCTAGGCGCTGTCTGCTAGCCATTCCAAAGAGTCATATACGGTCATAACATTCTTGCCGGTGTTCATAAATGCGGAATCATAATCACCTCCTCCTTGATCGCACTATATTGAAAAATCACCATTAATGGTGATCTTCAATATCACATCATGTTTAAACATCCAGAGAAACTCTGGTTATCAACAACTTCTGGATCAATTCGGATCCCATGAAATTAATCTATTTGATTTGCCCTTGTTTTTCATGATGTGGCTTTACTGGGTTTGGCGAGAAGACAGCAGTTGCTTGTGTGCTTGGTGTAAAGATAGGGAGCTCAGGAACAAGCCCACTGTCAAAGGGCGACgcggtgctggtgctggtgctcaTGTGCGCGTACGCAGCCGGGTTTGGGTGGTCTTGGGGGCCCCTGTGTTGGTTGATCCCAAGCGAGATCTTCCCGCTGGAGATACGCCCCGCCGGTCAAAGCATAAGCATTGCCGCTAACTTCGCGGTGACCTTCGTGCTCGCTCAGTTCTTCCTATCCATGCTCTGCCATTTCAAGTACGGAATCTTCCTGTTCTACGCCGGATTTATCGCCATCATGACCGTTTTTGTTGCCGTCTTCCTGCCGGAGACCAAGGGAGTGCCACTAGAGGCCATGGACAGAGTCTGGGAGAAGCATTGGTACTGGAGAAGATTTGTGGTATTGGAAAGGACAGCACCAAAAATGAATGGATACTCCAACAGTATTTGATGCATGCAGGTTATTATGTCTTTCTTGTTCACTCTCTTGTATATTTTCAAATGGTCCTAGCAAGGTCTCTGTCTATTATGTTTATAAGTTGTcaaatcttaaaatattttgGTGAGCAAGAGGCTGGGATCCTAAATTGCGTCCGATCCTGGGTAAGGTACGATATGTTCTAGTAATTGAATACGTGACATGCTATTAATACTTCTGCCTACTATGCCTTTTTGAAGCAATTGAAAGAAGGTTATCGAATATATTTCTTGTACCTAACTGCATACACATGAGATTGAATTCTCAATGGCCAATGGAGCGTTAAGCTGGTGGGCCAACAACTGCCTTCATTAGGTGAATCTGCTCGACCCTCCTCCCTCCACGGTGACCGTTAGTTGGATGAGATATCAAATCTCTAGGACAGATGTGTTCAAACTActatgtcaatttttttttgtcattttggaTGATTTTAAAGTTTTGTGAATTCAAGATTTACATAGTTTTTACTAAATATTTGGTAAGAGAGTAGACATGAGAACTCATGCATAAAAAAGGTTGAAGGCAAagaagagattttaaaatgcgTTGTTCATTCTCAAAGAGTACCAAAATGTCGCTCATTTACATGGATAGAAACTAAAAGTTTCCAGAACAGGCTTACACATTCAAAAGTAATTAGCGAGTGAAGTACGGGACTAAAAGAACACTATTATGTGCTAAGCGCTCAGTCACATTGCATGTAAGCCACATCAatacaatcattttttttttcgtttagaGCGTACTTTAATAAGAAACCATTGGGGTTTGTACCTTATTTTATAAGAATTTCGACGAGTGCATGCTGCATCTACTCCAGACTCGGTTCTTTAAAGTGGACTTAATTTGTTGGCCCAAGTAATTTGATGGCGTGGACAGAAATTTATAATCGAAGGCCATGAGCACGAAcagtttgaatttttaaatttggaGAGGCACTGAAGTAAACAAAATTAAGGTGTATTTATGTTTATGTGATCTTATGTACCCAATTGGCCGCATCAAGTACAATATATACCATTTACAGTGTGAATGGGAAGAACCAATTCTAGCtcgttgagagagagagagaatgtgagaaagaaagattgtttctaaaaaaaaaattgttctttttttttcgtgaGATTTTCAGTTTGCTGTAAAACACCGGTGAACGATATTTATAACAATGCTTTTACCTTGACCGATCGATGAGTTAGTACTGGTAATTCTTGAGTTTTTCTTAGACCCATCCTAATTGTTGAGTCTGTTTTAAGAAGGGGACTGATGAAGGTCGATCAATCGGCATAGTCGAAAATCTTGGCTGTCATATACGCACTCTTAAGTTACACTGAAGTTGTTTATATTATACAACTTAAGAGGTCAGAAAGAAATATAATCGATCACAGGCCCAATTAAGCCGGTGCATCAAGGCACTGTAAAATGTTTTTCGTTCATTCTCAGGCCAACAGAAGATTACTTCAGCTTCAAATAAACTCATTTTAAGTAATTTGACCGTGAGAATAGGCATGGCACATGAGAAACACGCTTGCTATGAGAATATATTTggtattattttgttttatttttaaaaatcatgtttccaatcacattttttaattaacaagaagattattttttaatcctttAAGACTTTTATGCATCGTGAGTGGTCAATCGAAATtatttatgttttgttcttctttcttataCACCGAACTAAAGATATTTCGTAATCCTCTTCAAATCATGTTTCGGAGCGACTCGTCGCTCTTGCCTGCGGTCATACTCTGCTCGGTCAATTTGGGCTCTGTCCTTGTGTCCATTTACATCGTTGATCGGAATGGCCGGAAAATTTCGTTCAGGGAGGGTGGTGTTCAGATGATCCTCTTCTTGGTAGGAGATTATCTTCCTCTTTTGGTCACTAATTGTTGTTTCATGCACCTAAATAAAGAAATCGGCCAATTAGGTCCACTAACTGAACTATCTAGAggcataaagaagaaaaaactttgAGATGACAGAACAATCTTCAACCTCTTACCGTTTCAAAGTTATAACTTGATCACTTTTATCATCAAGGCACATATGCATAGACTATAGTTGCAGATATTCACATTTTGGATAATCTATTTGAAAATGGTGATCTTCAACATCACTTATATATACATTCAAAGAAGCCATTGATATCAAGTTCTCGATCCAATCCGATCCCCTATAATCTATTTGgttgttcttgtttttcattttgtggcTTTGGTTTTGGCGTGAAGGCAGCAGTTGCATGTGTGTTTGGTGTAAAAATGGGTAGCTCGGGAACAAACTCACTGTCAAAGGGCGATGCAGTTCTGATTCCGGTGCTCGTGCGGGTATGCGGCTGGATTCGGCTGGTGTTGAGGTGCCCTATGTTGGTTGAACCAGAGCGAGATCTTCCTGCTGGAGATACGTACCGCCGGTCAAAGCTAGGCGTTGCCGTTAACTTCGAAGTGACCTTCGTGCTGGCTCAGTTCTTCCTCTCCAAGCTCTGCCACTTCAAGTATGGAATTTGCCTGTTTTATGCCGGATTTATCGGGATCATGGCCGTCTTTGTTGCCGTCTTCCATCGGAAACCGGCGCCAAGGATGAAGGATTGAATGGGTAGACCAGAAGTATTCGTCTATCTAATGCATGGATCAGACTCCTTTGTgatattctctttcttttgctttagtTCAGCATGTATGTTCAGCAATAACCATTTGAGGTCTTGTAAGGACCCTGTTCCCATAGCTATAGCCTATAGGATGTCAATAAACCTCGTTAATGCTTTTCATACAGGTCATTTTGGTCGAACTTGGCAGGTTTTAAAGTTTCAATAGCAAATTGCCTAACCGGATCCATGAATTCAAGATTTGCATGGTTTTGACTAAATATTTGAAGGAAGAACATAGGAGAACTCGTGAactttcatgaatttgtcccTAACGACATTAACGAATGTCTGATACGTGGTGTTCTAGAGATTAACGTTGCAGCTCATTAATTTCAAAGTTACTGTTAAATCTTTCTTATAAGACGAAGTACATGCCGAGGCCAAGTCAATGGAGAGACTTTTTCCGTAGGCTTGATGAACATGAATTGTCCAATCCCCAAAGACATGGTAGTTTCACTTCAACAAATATGCAAGATACATGCATGTCGTCCAGTAGATGAAGACAAGTTTACTTTTGGCAGACATCATTGCCCTACTCCAGGTTCCGTAGTTATCAAACTTGGGAAACGAGATCAATGATAGGATTGGGAGtgatgaaggaaggaaggatTGCTAATTTCAGCAGCATTAAGATCAATCATGGGTTCTGATGCTGAGGAACCATTTTTTGGTGGAGGCTTATTGGATGACGCCGTCGTTAGCGGCCACGGCTTTGATACCAAGTGATGTACAACAGAGGTTTGAAGTTGAAGAACGAAGCGATCGAATGCAAGCAAAACAGATAAAGCAGAAGGTAGACACAGAACTTTGTgtggaaaagagaaggaaaactCTACCTTATACATCTCAGGAAGGAATATATACATCGATTTATTAGTAAATCTAACGACTGCGTTATCCAGACATGAAGCCGGATTGCTGGAGATGGGAAGAGGCAGGAAGATCGGCTAACCTAATCGAACACCACGCATCCGCCGTCCGTCCACTGACGCAGATGAATGGCTAGCTGAAGGCCATTCATCTGCGTCAGTGGACGGCGGATGCGTGGTGTTCGATTAGGTTAGCCATTCATCTGCGTCAGTGGACGGCGGATGCGTGGTGTTCGATTAGGTTAGCCGATCTTCCTGCCTCTTCCCATCTCCAGCAATCCGGCTTCATGTGATCACATTGCTGggtttttttcttgggttttaTCTGCTTTTTCctatccaattttttggaatggtttGATCGAATACCGGATCCAAATCGGGTTTACTGACCACCCCTAACCGTCGCATTGACAACTCTTATGATAATGCACTATTGATAAGCCTGTCGTGGATATaactttgttctttttgttttgtttaaaggGAGCATTCTATAGCCTCAGATTTTATAATGTGCATTGAATATCAGACCCTCCCTCTGatcttaaataaatattttttcaaagcaAAGAAGTAAAACAAAGATTTAAATTGTGGACTAAGCTTAGGTAAGATACTTGATTTGATGAACATAAATACATATATCATGGATCTTTTGCCACAGCGGCAAAAGCATACCATATCATATTCACAACAGacccatggatttcaaattcgaGTAATCAAACACCACCTAAGGACATCACTTCTTTATCTTCTGAATTTGTCTTCAAAAGTggtgccttttctttttcttttttccccttttttctatttttatggtTAAGGGCATCTTTATCTTTTAGCGGTACTTGTCTTTTGAGTAAATGGATCTGAGCTCTATGTTCAGGAGGTGTGACTACCATGGAGTCGTTCTTGAAGAGGTTCTTCCCTTCTGTGTGGGAGAAGAAGAGCGAGGCAGAGGAAAACGATTACTGCATGTTTAACAGCCAACTCCTTACCACCTTCACCTCCTCCCTCTACTTAGCGGGCTTAGTCTCTTCACTTGCAGCCAGCCGAGTCACAATGGTGCTTGGGCGTAGAGCTAGTATGCTGCTCGGCGGATGCTCATCATCGGTCGCATCTTGCTTGGCTTCGGAATCGGCTTCACCAACCAGGTAAACTAGCCCTTTTGCATCTGCTCACTCCCTTAACTGGTTCCTTATAACTAGCTGCTTCTTTTAGAAAGATTAAGCATATGAGAACACATAAAACTCAGCCTTTGCAAATTGTTGATTAATGAGTAGATGGGCTTAACCAAATatattcttttaaataatttgtttaaaaagttgaagttttgtttaattttattgaaTGACTAACAATGTTGCGCCCTCCTTGAGCTGGTATATTGTATTTAAGAGTGTCATACATTCTATTTATTTTGATCGAGTGATTGATATTGGTGGTTATCATATTAGGAATCCTTCTTCTAATGGCATATTTTAATGGGAAAATTATGATGAGGTGCtatttaattttgaataaaCGGCTCACAATGGTAATTGTGTTATGAACATTTCTTCACTTGGTATATTGAACTTGCGCTTGGACGTTCCTTATCTCTCACCTTTCGTGCATAAAATAATGAATATCTTTCAATCCATGAAATGTTAGAATTGCAGCTGAATTCCCATCTGTGAGGAAGCCACTAAGTTCACAATGTTTAAATGGTTACGAATTTGGGTAAAAGCTGCCCAGTAAAGCTCTAAATCTGAATTGGAGAGGATTTTATCGATTCTCAAAATTCAGATGGTTCACAACATTGTTGTTTATCTGGGCATCAGTCTTCAAGATTCTTGATATAAGGCGGAAACTTTGATCTACAACATTGGTTCGTAGATCTCCAGTCCAAGTTCAGGTGGGATCATCTACTGCTTGGACGTGCAAGTCAATCGGAAATTTAGGAGTCCCAACTTCTCCCGCCGTTTAGACAGCCTCTGCTTCTGGTGCAGGCGACTCCAATTTATCTCTCAGAGATGGCACCACCAAAATGGCGCGGTACATTCAACATCGGCTACGGGCTTTTCATGTCCATCGGCTTGGTATCTGCCAACCTCGTCAACTATGGTGCGGCTAAGATCCCAGGCTGGGGCTGGAGGCTCTCACTTGGCCTCGGCACCGTCCCGGCATTGATCATGATCACCGCCACACTGCTAGTACCCGACACAGCCAGCAGCCTGTTGGTTCGTGGCAAGGTGGATGATGCAAGGGATTCGCTGCGGCGTGCTCGTGGGCCTGGTGCCGATGTCGAAGCGGAGCTGCAATGCCTACTTGAAGATAGTGCGAAGGCGCAGGCCATGGAGAAGCCCTTTAAAGAGATGCTTAAGCGCCGTTACAGGCCCCAATTAACGATGGCGATAGCAATCCCCTGCTTCCAGCAGCTCACCGGGATCGGTGTGGTAGCGTTCTACGCACCGGTTCTTTTCGAGAGCATCGGCCTTGGAAGCGACTCCTCACTTGCAGCGGGTGTGATACTCGGCTTGGTCAATCTGCTCTCCACCCTCATCTCCGCGTATGTAGTTGACAGGCATGGCAGGAAAATTTTGTTCATGGAAGGTGGAATTCAGATGATCTTGTGCTTGGTATGCTTTGATGTTCTCTCCTCTGTCCCCTCTCTCAGTTGCTCACTGTTCTTGTTTCTAAAGTACGG
Above is a window of Nymphaea colorata isolate Beijing-Zhang1983 chromosome 8, ASM883128v2, whole genome shotgun sequence DNA encoding:
- the LOC116258305 gene encoding sugar transport protein 5-like: MAGGFLPAVGAVREDFGGKLTVSVYITCIVAASCGLIFGYDIGISGGVTTMEPFLRRFFPSVLRKMRQSKQNEYCMYDSQLLTSFTSSLYIAGLIGSLGASRVTRALGRRASMLLGGATFLTGATINGAAVNVVMLIVGRILLGIGVGFTNQATPLYLAETAPPKWRGAFISGFQLFLGIGVAAANLINYGTAKIHGWGWRLSLGLAAVPALIMTTGTLLVPDTASSLIQRGKIDEARRALQRVRGSGADVEAELQCLTEETMKSEAVEKPFRDIFKRRYRPQLVMSIAIPLFQQLTGINVVAFYAPVLFRSVGFGSDSSLMAAVILCLVNLGSILVSTYIVDRYGRKVLFMEGGVQMILFLTAVACVLGVKIGSSGTSPLSKGDAVLVLVLMCAYAAGFGWSWGPLCWLIPSEIFPLEIRPAGQSISIAANFAVTFVLAQFFLSMLCHFKYGIFLFYAGFIAIMTVFVAVFLPETKGVPLEAMDRVWEKHWYWRRFVVLERTAPKMNGYSNSI